A genomic region of Ochotona princeps isolate mOchPri1 chromosome 17, mOchPri1.hap1, whole genome shotgun sequence contains the following coding sequences:
- the PTRH2 gene encoding peptidyl-tRNA hydrolase 2, mitochondrial — MLSKSLIMEYLAHPSALSLAAGVACGMCLGWGLRVRFGMLPKRLTNEADTESDTEETTLGESEEYKMVLVVRNDLKMGRGKVAAQCSHAAVSAYKQIQRRNPEVLKQWEYCGQTKVVVKAPDEETLIELLTHAKMLGLTVSLIQDAGRTQIEPGSRTVLGIGPGPADLIDKVTGHLKLY, encoded by the coding sequence ATGCTCTCCAAATCCTTGATTATGGAATATCTGGCTCATCCTAGTGCACTCAGCTTGGCTGCTGGAGTTGCTTGTGGTATGTGCCTGGGCTGGGGCCTCCGAGTACGCTTTGGGATGCTCCCCAAAAGACTGACAaatgaagcagacacagagagtgaCACTGAAGAGACCACCTTGGGAGAGAGTGAGGAGTACAAAATGGTTCTTGTGGTTCGAAATGACTTGAAAATGGGAAGAGGAAAAGTTGCTGCCCAGTGTTCCCATGCAGCAGTGTCTGCCTACAAGCAGATTCAAAGGAGAAACCCTGAGGTGCTCAAACAGTGGGAATACTGTGGCCAAACCAAAGTGGTGGTCAAAGCCCCTGACGAAGAAACCCTGATTGAATTATTAACCCATGCAAAAATGCTAGGACTCACTGTCAGTTTAATCCAAGATGCTGGGCGTACACAGATTGAACCGGGCTCACGAACTGTCCTGGGAATTGGGCCAGGACCAGCAGATCTAATTGACAAAGTTACTGGCCACCTAAAACTTTACTAG